The following proteins are co-located in the Candidatus Accumulibacter cognatus genome:
- a CDS encoding zinc-dependent alcohol dehydrogenase family protein, translating into MKAMILDAQGQPLRLAEVPRPKPEADQVLLEVRACGVCRTDLHVMDGDLQHPSLPLVLGHEIVGVVVEKGARVERFMLGQRLGVPWLGHTCGHCRYCASGSENLCDAAEFTGYTLNGGYAEFALADQRYCFALPNGYPDAEAAPLLCAGLIGYRSLVAAGDARRLGIYGFGAAAHIIAQVARWQGREIFAFTKPGDVDGQQFARQLGATWAGDADSAPPQEMDAAILFAPVGDLVPQALRHIVKGGTVVCAGIHMSNIPEFPYAILWGERCVRSIANLTRRDGEEFFAIAPKAGVRTEVTRFPLESANAALQQLRAGEIRGAAVLITS; encoded by the coding sequence ATGAAGGCCATGATTCTGGATGCTCAGGGCCAGCCGTTGCGGCTGGCCGAGGTGCCTCGGCCGAAACCCGAGGCTGATCAGGTCCTGCTCGAAGTACGGGCCTGCGGAGTCTGCCGCACGGATCTGCATGTCATGGATGGCGACCTTCAGCACCCCAGCTTACCGCTCGTCCTGGGCCATGAAATCGTCGGGGTCGTGGTCGAGAAAGGCGCCAGGGTGGAACGTTTCATGCTTGGCCAACGTCTTGGCGTACCCTGGCTGGGGCATACCTGTGGTCATTGCCGTTACTGCGCGAGCGGTTCCGAGAACCTTTGCGACGCGGCAGAGTTCACCGGCTACACGCTGAACGGCGGTTACGCCGAGTTCGCGTTGGCTGATCAGCGCTACTGCTTTGCACTGCCGAACGGGTACCCGGATGCTGAAGCGGCGCCGCTGCTCTGTGCGGGACTGATCGGCTATCGCTCGCTGGTCGCCGCCGGTGATGCGCGTCGTCTGGGCATCTACGGTTTCGGCGCGGCCGCGCACATCATTGCGCAGGTGGCCCGCTGGCAAGGCCGCGAAATATTTGCCTTCACCAAGCCGGGCGATGTGGATGGCCAGCAATTCGCTCGTCAGTTGGGGGCTACCTGGGCCGGTGATGCCGACAGCGCGCCGCCGCAGGAAATGGACGCCGCGATTCTCTTTGCGCCGGTCGGTGACCTGGTTCCACAGGCGCTTCGTCACATCGTCAAGGGCGGAACGGTGGTTTGCGCAGGCATTCACATGAGCAACATTCCCGAGTTCCCTTACGCCATTCTCTGGGGAGAGCGATGCGTGCGCTCGATCGCCAATCTGACCCGCCGCGACGGCGAGGAGTTCTTTGCCATTGCGCCCAAGGCCGGTGTCCGCACCGAAGTGACACGATTTCCCCTGGAATCGGCCAATGCTGCCCTGCAGCAATTGCGGGCAGGCGAGATTCGCGGCGCGGCCGTTCTCATCACCTCTTAG